The DNA region CCGGCCGTGGCGCGCCGCACCGCGACCTCCACGCCGCCGCGCGCCAGCCGCTCCTTCACCGCCTTGGCGATCTCGTGCTCGAGCGCGGCGAGCTCGCGGGGGAGGCGGACCTTCACCTCGCAGTACTTGTGGTTGACGGAGCGGACCTCGACGTCCACCTCCTCGCCCGAGGCGGCGCCGTGGCCCGCCCCGAACCCCGTCATGCTGCGGATCATCGGCGACTCCCGGGGGTTGGACGCATCGGCCCGGGACCGTAGTCCCCGGCCCGGGGGGCGTCAAGGCAGCCGCGGCCGGGCCGCCCCCGGCTCAAGGGAGCGGGCGCGCCTCGTCGAGGAGCATCACCGGGATGTCGTCCTCGATGCGGAACGCGAGGCGGCAGCGGTTGCAGCGGATCTCGTGATCCGCCTCGCGGAACTCCAGCTCGCCCTTGCACTTCGGGCAGGCCAGGATGTCCTTCAGCTCGGGCGACAGCGCCATGCGTGTTCCTCCGCGCGGAGCTTAGTCCGCGCCGCGGGCCGGCGGCAAGGCGAGCACCTGCGCGAGGAAGCGCTCCACCGCCTCGCCGCGCGCCGCCTCGGTGAACAGCGTCGCCATCCGCTCGCGCGCGGCCGCGCCGAGCGCGCGGGCCCGCGCCGGCGCCCCGAGCAGCTCGATCAGCGCGGCGGCGAGCGCGGGGACCTCGCCCTCCGGCGCGAGCAGCCCGGTGGTCCCGTCCACGATCGCCTCGGCGGGCGCGCCGAAGCGGTAGGCGACGCCGGGCCGGCCCGCGGCCATGCCCTCCAGGAGCGCGCGGCAGGTCCCGTCGTTGCCCTCCGCCAGCAGCACGTTCGCGTCGAACGTCCGGTACGCCGCGGCCAGCTCCGGGCCGGTGCGGTAGCCCGCGAACACGACCTGGCGCTGCAGCCCGCGGTGCGCCACGCGCACCCGGATCGCCTCCTCGCCCTCCCCGCGCCCGACGATCACCAGGCGCGCCTCGGGCAGCCGGTCGGCGACGATCCGGAACGCGTCCACGAGCTCCTCGTGGCGGCGGCCCGGCTTGATGCGCGAGACGATGCCGGCCACCGGCGCGCCGGCCTCGATCCCGAGCGCCGCGCGCAGGTCCGGCCCGTCGGGCCGGAACGCCTCCGCGTCCACCGCGCCCCGCGTCGCGAGCACCCGCTGCTCGGGGACGCCGAAGCGCTCCACCAGCGCGCGCGCGTGGGCCTCGCACACCGCGACGAGCCCGTCGCTGGCCCGGTGCTGCAGCCGCTGGAGCGGGTCGGTGCGGAGCGAGCGGGACGAGTGGATGGTGCGGACCACCCGCCGCCCGCCGCGGCGGCGCACGGCCAGGAGCGCGAGCGCGTGGTCGTGGGAGAAGTTCGCGTGGAGCACGTCGAACTCGCGCGCCGCGGCGGCCAGGCGGCGCACGTCGCGCAGGTAGGCGATCGGGCCGGACCTGGTGGAGAGCGCCAGGTCCTCGCGCGGCGGGAACCCCCGCGCGCGGAGCGCCTCGCGCAGGTTCCCCTCCCGCACCGCGTCCACGGCGACCTCCACGCGGTGCCCGCGGGCGCGCAGCTCGCGCGCCACCGAGGCCATGGGCTCGGCGGGGCCGGTCCACCACGCGGACGAGAGCAGCTCGAGCACGCGCATCGGGGCCCCGCTCGCGCGCACCGGCGCGCTCATCCCTTCCGCGTGGCGTCGAGCTTCGCGATGAGCTCGGTGGTGGAGTGGTCCTTCGGGTCGCCCGCCACCGCCACCCGGCCGCCGTAGGCGCGCACCTCGGCGGCCTCGGGGATCGTGTCGGGCGTGTAGTCGGTCCCCTTCACCTGCACGTCGGGCCGCAGCGCCCGGATGACCGGGACGACGTCCTTCGAGTCGAACAGCACCACGTGGTCCACGCACTCGAGCGCGGCCACGATCTCGGCCCGCTCGGCCTCCGGGACCACCGGGCGGCCGTCGCCCTTGTTCGCGCGGGTGGAGGCGTCCGAGTTCACCGCCACCACCAGCAGGTCGGCCTCGGCCCGGGCGCCCTCGAGGTAGCGGAGGTGGCCGACGTGGAACAGGTCGAACACGCCGTTCGCGAGCGCCACGGTGCGCCCGGCGGCGGTGGCGCGGGCGCGCACCGCGGGCAGGTCCTCGAGCGCGACGCGCTTGCGGGAGAGGCGGCTCACGGCCGGAGCAGCTCCGCCTGGAGCTCCTCGCGCGAGACGGTGGCGGTGCCCGGCTTCTGCACCACCAGCGAGCCGGCCACGTTCGCGAGCCGGGCCGCCGCGACGGGGTCTCCCCCGGCGGCGAGGCCCGCGCTGAACGTCGCCGCGACGGTGTCCCCGGCGCCCGTCACGTCCACCGCGTCCTGGCTGCCGTGCGCCGCCACGTGGACCGGCGGGGCGCCGCGGCGGAACACCGACATGCCGTTCCGGCCCCGCGTCACCAGCAGCACGTCGCAGTCCACGCGCTTCAGCAGCACCCGCGCGGCCTTCTCCAGCCCGCCGGGCTGCGCCAGCGAGACGCCGGAGGCGGCCTCCAGCTCGACCTCGTTCGGCTTCACCATGGTGAGGCCGGTGAACGCGCGCAGGTTGTAGCGGGAGTCCACGCACACCGGGACGCCGCCGCGCTTCAGCACGCGGAGCGCCTCGATGGCGGCCGGCCCCAGCACCCCGGAGCCGTAGTCGCTCGCCAGCACGGTCCCGGCGCGGCGCCCGGCCCGCTCCAGCTCCTTGACCAGCCGCCGCTCGGCGGTGGCCGGGAGCGGCGCGCGCGGCGCGCGGTCCAGGCGAATCATCTGCTGGCGCCGGGTGGAGCGCCCGCCCGCCAGGATGCGGGTCTTGGCCTCGGTCTCGCGGCCTGGCACCCGCTGGATGCCGCTCACGTCCACGCCCAGGCCGGTGAGCTCCTGGACGAGCGCGCTGCCCACGGCGTCGTCGCCCACCACGCCGACCGCGCGCACCTTCACGCCGAGCGCGGCCAGGTTCGCGGCGGCGTTGCCCGCCCCGCCCGCCTTCAGCTCGGAGGACTCGTAGCGGACGATGAGCACCGGCGCCTCGCGGCTGATCCGCTCGGTCTCGCCGTACACGTACTCGTCGGCCACGAAGTCGCCCACCACCACGACCTCGCGCTCCGGGAAGCGGGGCAGGAGGCTGGCGAGCGAGGGCAGCTCGGGTTCCCTGGGGCGGCGCACGCGCGTTTCCTACCGCGCGCGGGTTTGGCCCGTCAATCGCGCACCTCGCGCCGCGCCCCTCCGCCCCGGGTGCCCGCGCGCCCTACACCGCGCGCCGCCCGGCGTCAGGCTGCGTCACGCAACCGCGCCCGCGCTCCCCGCCCCCTCGCCGTCCGGCCGCGTCTTCCACCGTCGGTGCAGCCAGTACCAGCGATCCGGGTGCAGGCGGACGTACCGCTCCAGCCGGTCGTTCAGGTCCTGCAGGAACGTGAGCACGTCCCGGTCGCGATCGCCGGTGTCGGGCGGGTCCACGGGGCCCTCGATGATCACCTTGTGCCGGCCGTCGCCGAGCGGCACCGAGACCGCGAACACCACCGCCGCCCCGGTGCGCATGGCCAGCACCGCCGGCGTGGGCGCGGTGGCCGCGGGCACGCCGAAGAACGTGGGGAACACGGCGCGCCGTCGCGGCTGGTTCTGGTCGATCACGTAGCCGAGCACGCGGCCCGCCTTGAGCGAGCGGGTGGCGGCCTGGAGCGTCTGCCCGCGCCGGACCACGAGGTCCTCCACCCCGGCCCGCTCGCGCGCCTTGCGCCAGGCGTCGTTCGCGCCGGACTTGCCCATGGGGCGCGTGATCATGGTGACCGGCACCCCGCGCAGCGTCATGGCGGCGGCGAGCACCTCGAAGTTGCCGAAGTGCCCGGTGCAGGCGATGACGCCCTTCCCGCGCGCGCGCGCCGCCTCGAAGCGGTCCCAGCCCTCCACCTCGAAGATCCGCTCCAGGTCCGCCGGCGCCAGCGCCGGCACGCGCAGGAACTCCGGGATCATCTGCCCCAGGTTCCGGTAGGTGGCGCGCGCGATCGCCCGGCGCTCCGCCTCGGGGCGGTCGGGGAAGGCGAGCCGCAGGTTCTCGAGCACCACGCGCCGCCGGATGCCGAGCGCCCACACCAGCGCGCCCAGGGCGGCGCCGAACGCCATGATCCAGCGGTACGGGAGGCGGGCGAAGATCCAGCCGAGCAGGCGCATGTTCAGGCCACCGGGGCGCGCGGCGCCGGTCGGGGTTGGGGGGCCGCGGCGAGCGCCGCGGCGAGCGCGGCCTCGAGGACGTCGGCGCCGCGCAGGAGCTCCGCGTCCACCCGGACCACGCGCAGCCGGTCCCCCGCCGCCGCGGCCAGCGCGGGATCGAGGCGGACCGCGTCCTTCTCGGTGGTGACCACCCAGGCGCAGCCGGAGGCCGCGGCCTCGCGGAGGACCGCGTCCAGCTCGCCCGCGGTGAAGCGGTGGTGGTCCGGGAAGGCGCGGGCGAGCGCCACCTCGGCGCCGAGCGCCTCGAGCGTGCGCAGGAACCCGGCCGGCCGCGCCAGGCCGGAGAGCGCGGCGACGCGGCGGCCCCGGAGCGCCTCGAGCGCCCCCGCCTCCCGGAGCGCGCCGTCGAGCAGCGCGGTGGGGGCGTGGCGCGACTCCACCGGCGCGCGCCCGGTCGCGTCGCGGGCCAGCGCGCGCAGCGCCTCCAGCCGCTCCGGCGCGGCCCGGTCCGCGTGCGAGAGCCAGACCAGCCCCGCGCGGCGGAGCGCGCTCGGCGGCTCGCGGTTCGGGCCGCGCGGCAGCAGGTGCCCGTTGCCGAACGGGTTCGAGGCGTCGAGCACCACCACGTCGAGATCGCGCGCGAGCGCGCGGTGCTGGAAGCCGTCGTCGAGCACGAGCGCGTCGGCGCCGAGCGACTCCACCGCGGTGCGGGCCAGCTCGGCGCGCCGCGGCCCGCACAGCACCGCCACGCCGGGGAGGCGGCGCGCGAGCAGCGCCGGCTCGTCCCCGGCCTCCGCCGCGGGGAGCAGCGCGCCCGCGCCGTCGGACGCGACGCGGGCGTCGGCGCGCGCGGCGCCGTAGCCGCGCGAGAGGATCGCCACCCGGCGGCCGCGGCCGGCCAGGCGCGCCGCCACCGCCAGCGCGGCGGGCGTCTTGCCGGCCCCGCCCACCGCCAGGTTCCCGATGGAGACGACCGGCGCGCCGGCCCGGGCGGCCGGCAGGAGGCCGCGGTCGTAGAGCGCGCCCCGGAGCGCCGCCGCCGCGCGGAACGGCGCCTCGGCGAGCAGCAGCGGCGCGCCCGCCAGCGCCCCCAGGGGCCCGGGCCGCTCGCGCCACCAGATCGCCTCGAGCCCGCTCATCGCCGCAGCATCTCGCGCGCGCTGGCCAGCACCGCCTGCGGGGCCAGGTCCGCCAGGCAGCGGTGGTGGCCCTCGGGGCAGTAGTCGCCGCCGTGGTTGGAGCAGGGCGAGCAGGAGAGGCCGAGCGAGAGCGCGCGCCCGGGCGCCGGGGGCCCCCAGCGCGCCACCGAGGTCGGCCCGAACAGCGCCAGCACCGGCGTGCCCACGGCGGTCGCGAGGTGCACCGGGCCCGAGTCGCAGGCGATGAGGAGCTGCACGCGCGCGATGGCGGCGGCGAGCGCGTCGAGCGGCAGGAACGACAGGTCGGCCGCGACCTTCGCGCGGGTGGCGGCGCGGAACGCCGCGAACGCGTCGCGGTCGCCGGGGCCGCCGCACAGCACGATGCGCACGCCCTCGGCGTGCAGCGCGTCGGCGACCGCCGCGAACCGCTCGGCCGGCCACCGCTTGGTGGCCCAGCGCGCGCCCGGGGCGAGGGCCACCGCCGGCGCCTCGACGCCCTGCAGCGCGTCGGCGGCGAGCGCGCGCGCCTGCGGCGAGAGCGCGATCTTGAGCGGGCCGGGGCCGCTCACGCCGAGCGACGCCACCGCCTCGCCGTAGAGCTGCGTCTGGTGCGCGCGGACCAGCGGCGGGTCGGAGCCGAACACCGACAGCAGCGCCCGGAGCGCGGTGCGCCGCTTGAACGCGGTGCGCAGCGGGGCCGCGGCGCGGGCCACCACCGCGCTCCGCACCTTGTTCTGGAGGTCGATCACCACGTCGAAGCGCCCGCGCAGCCGGGCCGCCAGCGGCAGCGCGGCGTTCGGGCCCTCC from Anaeromyxobacter dehalogenans 2CP-C includes:
- a CDS encoding Trm112 family protein, translated to MALSPELKDILACPKCKGELEFREADHEIRCNRCRLAFRIEDDIPVMLLDEARPLP
- a CDS encoding glycosyltransferase family 4 protein; this translates as MRVLELLSSAWWTGPAEPMASVARELRARGHRVEVAVDAVREGNLREALRARGFPPREDLALSTRSGPIAYLRDVRRLAAAAREFDVLHANFSHDHALALLAVRRRGGRRVVRTIHSSRSLRTDPLQRLQHRASDGLVAVCEAHARALVERFGVPEQRVLATRGAVDAEAFRPDGPDLRAALGIEAGAPVAGIVSRIKPGRRHEELVDAFRIVADRLPEARLVIVGRGEGEEAIRVRVAHRGLQRQVVFAGYRTGPELAAAYRTFDANVLLAEGNDGTCRALLEGMAAGRPGVAYRFGAPAEAIVDGTTGLLAPEGEVPALAAALIELLGAPARARALGAAARERMATLFTEAARGEAVERFLAQVLALPPARGAD
- a CDS encoding adenylyltransferase/cytidyltransferase family protein, producing the protein MSRLSRKRVALEDLPAVRARATAAGRTVALANGVFDLFHVGHLRYLEGARAEADLLVVAVNSDASTRANKGDGRPVVPEAERAEIVAALECVDHVVLFDSKDVVPVIRALRPDVQVKGTDYTPDTIPEAAEVRAYGGRVAVAGDPKDHSTTELIAKLDATRKG
- a CDS encoding bifunctional heptose 7-phosphate kinase/heptose 1-phosphate adenyltransferase, which encodes MRRPREPELPSLASLLPRFPEREVVVVGDFVADEYVYGETERISREAPVLIVRYESSELKAGGAGNAAANLAALGVKVRAVGVVGDDAVGSALVQELTGLGVDVSGIQRVPGRETEAKTRILAGGRSTRRQQMIRLDRAPRAPLPATAERRLVKELERAGRRAGTVLASDYGSGVLGPAAIEALRVLKRGGVPVCVDSRYNLRAFTGLTMVKPNEVELEAASGVSLAQPGGLEKAARVLLKRVDCDVLLVTRGRNGMSVFRRGAPPVHVAAHGSQDAVDVTGAGDTVAATFSAGLAAGGDPVAAARLANVAGSLVVQKPGTATVSREELQAELLRP
- a CDS encoding lysophospholipid acyltransferase family protein, encoding MRLLGWIFARLPYRWIMAFGAALGALVWALGIRRRVVLENLRLAFPDRPEAERRAIARATYRNLGQMIPEFLRVPALAPADLERIFEVEGWDRFEAARARGKGVIACTGHFGNFEVLAAAMTLRGVPVTMITRPMGKSGANDAWRKARERAGVEDLVVRRGQTLQAATRSLKAGRVLGYVIDQNQPRRRAVFPTFFGVPAATAPTPAVLAMRTGAAVVFAVSVPLGDGRHKVIIEGPVDPPDTGDRDRDVLTFLQDLNDRLERYVRLHPDRWYWLHRRWKTRPDGEGAGSAGAVA
- the lpxK gene encoding tetraacyldisaccharide 4'-kinase, whose amino-acid sequence is MSGLEAIWWRERPGPLGALAGAPLLLAEAPFRAAAALRGALYDRGLLPAARAGAPVVSIGNLAVGGAGKTPAALAVAARLAGRGRRVAILSRGYGAARADARVASDGAGALLPAAEAGDEPALLARRLPGVAVLCGPRRAELARTAVESLGADALVLDDGFQHRALARDLDVVVLDASNPFGNGHLLPRGPNREPPSALRRAGLVWLSHADRAAPERLEALRALARDATGRAPVESRHAPTALLDGALREAGALEALRGRRVAALSGLARPAGFLRTLEALGAEVALARAFPDHHRFTAGELDAVLREAAASGCAWVVTTEKDAVRLDPALAAAAGDRLRVVRVDAELLRGADVLEAALAAALAAAPQPRPAPRAPVA
- the waaF gene encoding lipopolysaccharide heptosyltransferase II, with the protein product MSDPSSILVIRYSAMGDVVLATSLLEPLRARFPGARIEWVTDALYAPLLEGLPELAAVHRLAREGPNAALPLAARLRGRFDVVIDLQNKVRSAVVARAAAPLRTAFKRRTALRALLSVFGSDPPLVRAHQTQLYGEAVASLGVSGPGPLKIALSPQARALAADALQGVEAPAVALAPGARWATKRWPAERFAAVADALHAEGVRIVLCGGPGDRDAFAAFRAATRAKVAADLSFLPLDALAAAIARVQLLIACDSGPVHLATAVGTPVLALFGPTSVARWGPPAPGRALSLGLSCSPCSNHGGDYCPEGHHRCLADLAPQAVLASAREMLRR